The following proteins are co-located in the Candidatus Nitrotoga sp. AM1P genome:
- a CDS encoding HDOD domain-containing protein — protein sequence MSEITLQMVVADLDQLPALPEVVQDLMAYLQRSEVDVGQVAYRIARDPALAAKLLRVANSSFYGLQRQVATIPDALTVLGLRAARTLIIGAAVVTHFQTLVVAGYDQRAFWLHSAGTALCARALARELGTNMENSFTAGLLHDIGRLILAARFPEKYRSVMAYRAEHDCYPIEAEQEVLGFDHTQIGAALAVRWKFPAEIAVAIANHHNPMDIPANSLVDLIHLADVMAHVLEFSGGNDDLVPCLSDVAWNRLGIGWVEFKRLLGEVDAQRDEAEWMLS from the coding sequence GTGAGTGAGATCACACTGCAAATGGTGGTGGCCGATCTAGATCAGCTGCCGGCCTTGCCTGAAGTGGTGCAGGATCTCATGGCCTACCTGCAGCGTTCTGAAGTGGATGTCGGCCAAGTCGCCTACAGGATCGCGCGGGATCCGGCCCTGGCAGCTAAATTGTTGCGTGTTGCCAATTCTTCTTTTTACGGCTTGCAGAGGCAGGTAGCAACGATACCGGATGCCTTGACAGTGCTAGGGTTACGCGCTGCCCGTACCCTGATCATCGGGGCCGCCGTGGTAACCCATTTTCAGACTTTGGTAGTGGCGGGCTACGATCAACGCGCCTTCTGGCTGCACAGTGCAGGGACCGCACTTTGCGCGCGTGCGCTGGCCCGCGAGCTGGGTACCAATATGGAAAATTCTTTCACCGCCGGCTTGCTCCATGATATAGGTCGGCTTATCCTCGCGGCACGTTTTCCAGAAAAGTACCGTAGCGTGATGGCATACCGTGCCGAGCACGATTGCTACCCTATTGAAGCAGAGCAAGAAGTTTTGGGCTTTGACCATACTCAGATTGGTGCGGCACTCGCTGTGCGTTGGAAATTTCCTGCCGAGATAGCGGTGGCGATCGCCAATCATCACAACCCGATGGATATACCCGCAAACTCTCTCGTCGATCTGATACATCTGGCCGACGTAATGGCGCATGTGCTGGAATTTTCGGGTGGCAATGATGATCTGGTGCCATGCTTATCCGACGTCGCCTGGAACAGGCTAGGCATCGGCTGGGTTGAATTCAAGCGCCTGTTGGGCGAGGTAGACGCTCAGCGCGATGAGGCGGAGTGGATGCTAAGCTAA